In Diabrotica undecimpunctata isolate CICGRU chromosome 9, icDiaUnde3, whole genome shotgun sequence, the DNA window agtacttgggcaagatttaattaataaaactgtgctcgatatctgcctttattttatcaaagtacaataaaaatagacgatgaatcaattttaagccaaaccccggaaagAGTCAGGTgcgctccttcaatgtccctaacagagacgctttcacaaatctgaacatccaatagtgtcatgaaattcttaaactctggacttgctataaataccttgaagataaTTTGTATTACACcttgtcattcacagaactttgtttaaaactaaatggcaaactatAACCAGAAAAATATTCTTCGCAAACTTTTCAGccaaaaatgggaagcacatccttccacccttaaaacgtagacgcttgctCTCTACGCttttgctgccgaatataccttgcagTATGGATGacacacatacttaacacgtagattttgCTATAAATTGGTCAGggaaattcagcggatattaagactcacatccatacataagctctacaatatcgtagctatcaatctaCCTAATATCCAatgataagtagctagagaacgaaAGAAACCAAGTCTAGATTCGCAACATTTTCAAaagaataagctgctcctcgccatctgaacccacGAAAGGaatttccttatggtagttatcttcctaaCATCTTCCAGGacgactcttgcctgcaaacaccggttaacctgtgtgaatttGGGGTGGTACAAGATTCATCACACCTTCTTAGATGACTTTGCCCTTCAAATCGCTCTTCTCTGAAGAGACAGGGTTtaattatttgaactgaacatataaagtatagtcagtaagctattgcttataaaaatcattgcagatttgacactaactccacttatattgattacatattacccctaaatggaagataaaacattcagaagtatgtaatattggtaaagtttcttgttagataaattaagcattctccTCTTTTTTGCACATTACTAcaaatttttacacaaaaatatctattttagcacttaaatatttatttaaagataaactatctagaattatatataatacacagataaaaccagaaataaaataataaagaagctgtatacaagatatcgtaaaacaatggatgaaataaaagaagttcttattaatcggattcttaaatgAAACGGTtaaagacatactgacgttaacaaaatacattaggaaatttccgcatatgaaaaaatacATCCAATTTGGTAATGAAATCGTTTTGTAtccataaagctatttttagaaaagcacgtacctaccaaaaacaggtatttggtagtatacATACCTATTatatactgtaatgcgtatgaatgataacaaaaataaggggtcggtatgaaccgtttagaacatATGCTGGgaatatacggcttaatcgcatagttgccaagctatcagagcttacttagaccgatatacttatggttccaatatacagtgaaaaacatctgaacgacccctataatatatacacgtgaactaagcgatatacattcatgacaCAGGGCTACTTGTGgactaaacaaaattttttaaaattatgaaactatacatgtttcgtacgaatcgacagagccaatattatggaatggttaagtgagctccgtatatcggtgtccccttgaccacggagctctcttgaacctgaattttaacatgggcggagttcacgttatgccgtatatatatatatatatatatatatatatatatatatatatatatatatatatatatatatatatatatatatatatatatatatttgtcgaTTGGTGCACACAATCTTTTGTTCTTGCTATTTTGAAACTCTAGCGAGTCGTATTTTATCTCTAGACTCTAGTGAGTCGTATTTTATTCTTTTACTTGCTGTCTTCTTATACTCGAACTCACCAACTTGTGATATTTCTGCAAAAGATCAAACACTTGTCAACAAAACCTACATATCTCGTGTCTTTGAATacaaatcgtaagaagaagaagccaGGAACATGGTAGACACTataacgatacgatcgttaatagCCAACACTTCAAACGTTAGCAAAATCTTTCAAATAATGAAACCGAATCCCTACAATAGCTACTAATTCGCCGCCGTAAAAGTAGGCAATTTATATTACTGTCTAATATATCGATAGGTAGGCGATAATAGAATCGATTCACTTGTCATTGAAGAAGAAGGGAACGAACCTAACCTTCTGACCTATGAGTTCATTTGGATGGTCTCATGCCAGAGTGAACTATGtgcattttatttgttttaactttttcatTTCCATTATGAGGCAAACTTTTGTTCTAAACTTATGCCAAAACGAACTATGTGAATAACAGAAAACATCAGCTGGAAATTAGTAAATTCTATTTAGCAAAAGGGTGGTAGTACTGGTAGTCATATGCCACAGTGAACCATCATCCAGTCCAAGATGGCTTCCCGTGCACATAGTTCACATCGTCATGACATTGTTGATAGAAATTCTAGTGAAGATGAACACGCTGATTTCAGTAATGGGTCTTCAGATGATTACCATCCAAGTTCTGATTCGGATATTACAGAATCAGGtaagataataatatttattgccATAAAACTTCATTATCAAAGTTTGGTTATGTTTTGGAACGTTTCTTTTGCCAAAGTGAACCATGTGCAAATTTATTTCTTGCAGTGTCCACTGGGAGTGCTAGTGAAATATGAGCAGTTATACCAACCTAAGAACATAGTATTTACCTATCTATATAAGAATGAAGCAATATATTccattaatttatattggaattgtaaaaaaaaattaaaatcacatagTTCACTTTGGCAAAAGAGAATGTAAATTGTCTGTCTTATGCATAGTGAATGTGTGTTTCaaagtatttttatgttataacataaaaaagtaatgtaaaatatttacttatataaaatattaataattttgtgtttttacAGATGAAAAAAATACCAGAGGGCAGGAAGAACCTCAAGACAAGAAGAGAAAATCTGATCCTAAGAAGTGGAAAAAAAATATTCGCAAGCAAAAAAGGGCAGCTGGTAAAGAATATATCAATACTTCAGGTACTGTCATACACTCTAAATCTTTTAATGACTATTCCTGCAATTGCAAAATAAACTGCCAAAATAAGCTTACAGCACAGCAAAaagaaagttttttaatttgttttataacgagTCACAGTCTTGGGAACCTCAAACAAGCATAATAAGTGGTGCTGTAAAATGTAGAACGATAATAAGACGTCGTAAGAACACTGATATTTCAAAAAAAACAGGCAATCGTGAATTTTATATCCCTTCTGAAAACGGAGATATTAAAgtatgcaaaaaaatgtttatggGAATATTACAAATCAATAGTAGTAGAGTACATCGTGCTTTGCTTAAGAAAAAAAGTGGAAATTTAAGTGATCTTAGAGGGAAAAAAAGTGCCTCATAACAAATCTTCACCGTCCACAATGGAGTCAATAAAAAATCATATACAAAGTTTCCCTACCATAGTAAGTCATTACTGTAGAACTCAATCCCAAAAAAATACTtggattgtaatttaaatttgtcATTAATGTACAGACTCTATGTTGATAGTTTAAGAGAAAGAAATGTTGACAAAGTTCCAAGCCAATCGCATTATGAAAAAGTGTTCAGACGTGATTTTAATCTTAGTTTTAAATCTCCACGAAAAGTTACCTGTCAAACATGTGACAGGTTGAACATTGAAATAAAGGCAGCTGAGGAAAACAAAGATGAAGCAATGTTAAAGACTAAGAAACTAAACCAGGAACTACACCACAGAAAAGTACAGTTGGCTCGCTCAGAAATAAATGAAGACGTTAAGATTAGTAAAGAAGGGAAAGCTACAGTAATTAGTTTTGATCTTCAGAAAGTAATGCTTCTTCCTAAACTAACCACAGGAGTTGTTTACTATAAGAGGCAGCTTTCATGCTACAATCTTGGtatacataattttgaaaataatgtcGGGACAatgcatgtttgggatgagagcACTGCCTCACGAGGTTCCCAGGAAATAGGATcatgtattttaaaattcataaataccCATGATCATAAGGACATATTGATTGCATGGTCTGACtcatgtggcggccaaaaccgcaacattaATATTGCCGCGTTATGGATGTACATAGTGCAGTCCCCTACTTTAAACATAAAGGAAGTAGTTCATAAGTTTGCTGAGCCAGGACATTCATATCTACAAAACGATAGCGATTTTGGTGATATagaaaaaaagttgaaatatCATCCTGAAATTTATGTGCCTACACAATGGCATAACATAATTTCAAACTCAAGAGTTAAAAAGAACAAATTTGAAGTAGTATGCATGGAAAAAGAGGATTTCAAGAGTAtggatgcattaaaacaaaatctGGTAAACCGCAAAAAAGACTCAGATGAACAAAAAGTAGAatggttaaaaataaaacaaatgaaatttACTCAAGACCATCCAGGAGTTATGGAATTTAAATACACACATAACAAAGAAATACAATTTTATTCAGTAAATCTAAATAAGAGATTGAAAGGCCGACCTGTAAACCTAGCTTCTTTAAACTTAAGCATTCTTTACCCCGAAGGAAGAAAATTAAGTCAAGCAAAACTTAATGATATCAGATCACTTTTGCAATTCGTACCACCATGCCATCACCAATTTTACAATaaacttcaacaaagtgaagtatTGGAAGATGACATTGAAGAAGAGAATGACAATAACAATGAAGAGAAAAATGAGATGAACAATGCGATCTAAATATTGCTACTATTAGTTTTTTTACACATTTGTATAATTTAATTACTCATAATTCttgaaaatttaattcttttgtattGTTAGTTTTAATGATGTATTAATAAACTTGATTACAAACAAAAAGAACAATTTATTTATACTTCTCGTGCCAGACAGAAGTAAGTGCTAAAAAGTTTGCCAAAGTGAACCATGTACTGCAAATGCTGACCAAACAGCTTTAAAAGTAGACAAAATTATGTGCTGTTACTAAAAGTCTTAAAGAAATGTTCTTTTGAATAGTCTTAGAACCTTTTATATCCTATAAGAGATTATAACATATTGCGTATATTTTATAACACCTTCATAACTTTAAACTGTCGTactgaaaattttcaatttcggCTTTTGGTTCACTCTGGCATGAGACCATCCATTTTAGAACCGAACTTCAAGAAGGGAAGTTGATAAGTTTATTACGGCAGGCAGGATCTTTGGGAAACAGAAGaaaatttaagttatttttttattttttttttgggaaatgtAAAGAGTTGTTTTTTGTTTGTGGCAAGAAGTTATTTAGTTGGTGCAatttttaagaatttatattgttttATGAAAGATAATCCCTAGAAAGATTCTGGTAAGTTACTTTCCATACGCCTACATCTTCCATTTCAATTTTCCAGTTCTCAATCATTTAAACCTTCTCACTTTGCTAGGCATATCCAAAaactattcttattttttatatacatatataagtaaattccagtgtggaaatattaaatatttgagccaaggtcacttaatgacaactatattctagtttttgttactagGACAAAAACTATATAAAGTACAAGAACATAGAATAAAAAGGTTTTTGTTCTCTTGTAGCCTGCCGGCTCCAACTTGAAGTATTGGGACCTTTTATTTTTGGATTTGGGAaggaataatttttaatttttttggaagTACTTGGGATTTGGGGAAGAATTGGACGTAAAGTTGGGGAAAAGAAAATATCTAATTTGCAATTTTCTGGTTGGTCTGTCAGGCTGCTACCACAAACATAGGCTAAGCCATTTCAGAGACCACCCTCTATCTGGACATCAGGCAGCTGAGGAAGGAAACCCCTTCGCAGCAATCATCCCATATAGTTATTAAGTACAATTAAtgtaaaattgaataataatttaaaatttttgtatataACATATACCTATATCCTTTAatacttaggccttcagcctGAGTGGGTTACGAAACAGTGTTGTGCACAATCTCTGGTAGTACCCTCGCCTTGCTGAATCCTTTTACTTgtcttaattttattatttcatatttactttgcatttctttatttattaatattttatagaaCACTTATAATAAGTTGTCAGGATATATTATCCAATTTTATGGTAATTAGTATGTACTTTCACATATCAAATTGATGTAGTACTGTTCTAGTGTCTTAACTCtattgtcatttttttttaactgccTTTTATTAACTggtatcattattttattttttatgatattttaataattactatttactcCAAGTGAGTTATTCAAGCAGTATTAACATACTCTTTTACCTCATTGTTAGAGGACTGTGTAGATCAATCTTTTTGTATACAATTATAGTTTGGGTCATAGTTTTAGGCAAGtgctttttttgtaaatatatatttttggagatatattttagtaattgtttagtatatatacatatatgacgGTTTTGGGGGGTTATAAGTAAACTAAGATTCtaatatagtgtataaagcatttccaatttttatttgtttcctatcaacttttattttttagttagtatataactatatatatcccaaattggagtgatattcaaaattcaccctggcgcccatctcaagatcatcttaggattgatctaaccttaagttactacaggcaagcaaatGTGCCAACCTTCTCTCTGAGCACAACTctcattctcttgagctaagcctattctaTTGTAGTGCTTCAAGTaaactttatattttcttttgtattggttacattccctgttatttaacctttttatttaaataataattaatttaaaattttatttaaccataaatcttcttatataatttctaatattggcttcaccatctcagactttttccttttaatttgCAACAATTAGCTATTCC includes these proteins:
- the LOC140449657 gene encoding uncharacterized protein produces the protein MASRAHSSHRHDIVDRNSSEDEHADFSNGSSDDYHPSSDSDITESDEKNTRGQEEPQDKKRKSDPKKWKKNIRKQKRAAGKEYINTSGTVIHSKSFNDYSCNCKINCQNKLTAQQKESFLICFITSHSLGNLKQA